A genome region from Labilibaculum antarcticum includes the following:
- a CDS encoding [Fe-Fe] hydrogenase large subunit C-terminal domain-containing protein yields MEKAHFYHALKVVEKVCIGCTHCMNVCPTSAIRVKNGIADINKNACVDCGECLNACPVNAIIVEQDDFSQIFHFKQRVALLPTVLLGQFPDDISEKQIYSVILDLGFTHVYEVDETVDVLTEATKTYMKKNHQDRPFISSFCPAIVRLIQVKFPALVEHIIHLKPVIDISALFYREKLRNEGFLDDEIGIFYVTPCAAKIAAVKSPVGEDNSFIDGVINMDFIYNKVLLSIKQNKTVGIKYEIDKHMSRRSIGWTLTNGEASQYSGRCLAIDEIHNVIEVLEKLENEEIRDIDFLELRACDHSCAGGVLTTENRFLAIERLRKRGDWYHRNKPIILEEKEIEEYRPYLLENISIKSIEPRSILSLDTDMMEAMKKMEKINRILKVLPGIDCGACGAPRCQALAEDVVQGKAKMTQCVFLQKMLTKEGLITPQESFDISENTWGIKRFEKKNINDH; encoded by the coding sequence ATGGAGAAGGCTCATTTTTATCATGCACTAAAAGTTGTTGAGAAGGTTTGCATTGGTTGCACACATTGTATGAATGTGTGTCCGACTTCGGCAATTCGTGTTAAAAATGGGATTGCTGATATTAATAAAAATGCCTGTGTCGATTGTGGTGAATGTTTAAATGCCTGCCCGGTTAATGCAATAATCGTTGAGCAAGATGACTTTTCTCAAATCTTTCATTTTAAACAGCGGGTTGCCCTACTGCCTACCGTTCTGTTAGGCCAATTTCCTGATGATATATCCGAAAAACAAATATATTCTGTTATTCTTGACTTAGGTTTTACTCATGTATATGAGGTTGATGAAACAGTGGATGTTCTTACCGAGGCTACTAAGACTTACATGAAGAAGAATCATCAGGATCGTCCGTTTATTTCTAGCTTTTGTCCTGCAATCGTTCGCTTGATTCAGGTTAAGTTTCCTGCTTTAGTCGAGCACATTATTCACTTAAAGCCGGTTATTGATATTTCAGCCTTGTTTTATCGTGAAAAACTTAGAAATGAAGGGTTTCTTGATGATGAAATCGGGATTTTTTATGTGACTCCCTGTGCTGCAAAAATAGCCGCTGTGAAAAGCCCTGTCGGAGAAGATAACTCTTTTATTGATGGTGTTATCAATATGGATTTCATCTACAATAAGGTCTTATTAAGTATCAAGCAAAATAAAACTGTAGGGATTAAATATGAAATAGATAAACACATGTCCAGAAGAAGTATTGGTTGGACATTAACAAATGGAGAAGCATCGCAATATTCTGGTAGATGCTTGGCTATTGATGAAATTCATAATGTAATTGAGGTATTGGAGAAGTTGGAGAATGAGGAAATAAGGGATATCGATTTCTTGGAATTACGTGCTTGCGATCATTCTTGTGCTGGTGGAGTTTTAACCACTGAAAATAGGTTTTTAGCTATAGAGCGATTGCGAAAAAGAGGTGATTGGTATCATCGAAATAAGCCCATTATACTTGAAGAGAAAGAAATAGAAGAGTATAGACCTTACTTGCTGGAAAATATTTCAATTAAGAGTATTGAACCTCGATCAATTTTGAGTTTAGATACTGACATGATGGAGGCAATGAAGAAGATGGAGAAGATTAATCGCATCTTGAAAGTTTTACCAGGTATCGATTGTGGTGCGTGTGGAGCTCCGCGTTGTCAGGCCTTAGCAGAGGATGTGGTGCAAGGAAAAGCAAAGATGACGCAATGTGTTTTTTTGCAGAAGATGTTGACCAAAGAAGGCTTAATTACGCCTCAGGAGTCTTTTGATATATCAGAAAATACTTGGGGGATAAAAAGATTTGAAAAGAAAAATATAAACGATCATTAA
- a CDS encoding serine kinase, with the protein MKVQDIVDKLGLKVCSGSTGLNREIEGGYTSDLLSDVMGNADENQVWVTLQTHKNIMAIASLKELAAIILVKGYEPEADAAEQSNLEGIPILSSEEEAFELTGKLFDILKK; encoded by the coding sequence ATGAAAGTACAAGATATAGTTGATAAGCTAGGATTAAAAGTGTGCAGTGGATCTACTGGATTGAATCGCGAAATTGAAGGAGGATATACCTCTGATTTGTTAAGTGATGTGATGGGAAACGCAGATGAAAATCAGGTTTGGGTGACTTTGCAAACGCATAAGAATATAATGGCAATTGCTTCTTTAAAGGAATTGGCTGCTATAATCCTGGTGAAAGGATATGAACCGGAAGCGGATGCTGCAGAACAAAGCAACCTGGAAGGAATTCCTATTCTATCTTCGGAAGAAGAAGCTTTTGAATTAACTGGGAAATTATTTGATATTTTGAAAAAGTAA
- a CDS encoding PHP domain-containing protein, whose amino-acid sequence MKVFRADLHTHTVLSPCGDLEMSPVNIVRIAKERGVDILGITDHNSTLHAVLIKQLAEKEGIMVMMGAEVTSKEEVHCLCFFETEKLLSEFQTYLDRHLPKILNDTKYFGYQVVVNEEEEIVEEIDYLLLSALNQGIDEIEEKVHSLNGLFIPAHINKSINSVISQLGFLPPDLKVDALEISMHTTKDEFLSKNKYLKAYPFIQSSDAHYIDNIGNVCSRLRMKEASFSEIRMALKGEDGRKIELEKE is encoded by the coding sequence ATGAAAGTTTTCCGAGCTGATTTGCATACTCATACCGTCTTGTCTCCTTGTGGTGATCTAGAGATGAGTCCTGTGAATATCGTTCGAATTGCTAAGGAACGTGGCGTTGACATATTGGGAATAACAGATCATAATTCGACTCTGCATGCTGTTTTAATTAAGCAGTTGGCAGAGAAAGAAGGGATTATGGTGATGATGGGAGCTGAGGTTACAAGCAAAGAAGAAGTTCATTGTTTGTGCTTTTTTGAAACAGAAAAATTGCTTTCTGAATTTCAAACTTATCTTGATCGACATTTGCCTAAGATTCTAAATGATACCAAATATTTTGGATATCAGGTTGTGGTGAACGAAGAGGAGGAAATTGTTGAAGAAATTGATTATTTGTTACTATCAGCATTGAATCAGGGAATTGATGAAATTGAAGAGAAAGTTCACTCTTTAAACGGTTTGTTTATTCCAGCTCATATCAATAAGTCGATCAATAGTGTCATTAGTCAGCTGGGTTTTTTGCCACCTGATTTAAAAGTGGACGCTTTGGAAATTTCCATGCACACCACTAAAGATGAATTTTTAAGTAAGAATAAATATTTGAAAGCATATCCTTTTATACAAAGTTCCGATGCACACTATATTGATAATATAGGTAATGTGTGTAGCAGGTTAAGAATGAAAGAAGCCAGTTTTTCTGAGATTAGAATGGCTTTAAAAGGAGAAGATGGAAGAAAAATAGAATTAGAGAAAGAATGA
- a CDS encoding ATP-binding protein, with protein sequence MKDLSLHIMDIIQNSVTAEASNVELEIREDLEKDIYSIFIKDDGCGMSEEVLSKVLDPFFTTRTTRKVGLGLSLLKQSAEQAGGKLEIHSKEGIGTELNVQFSHKNIDRPVTGDIAGVMVLLVSANPNMDFTYKHCTVKGEYLFDTKEVKEVLEDVSVSDPHIIQYLKELINENLNTII encoded by the coding sequence ATGAAAGATCTGTCTTTACATATTATGGATATAATCCAAAATTCAGTAACAGCTGAGGCTTCCAATGTTGAATTGGAGATCAGGGAGGATTTGGAGAAAGATATTTATTCGATATTCATTAAAGATGATGGATGTGGAATGTCGGAAGAAGTTCTGAGTAAAGTATTGGATCCTTTTTTTACTACGAGAACGACGCGTAAAGTTGGACTGGGTTTGTCGCTCTTAAAGCAAAGTGCAGAGCAAGCAGGAGGTAAATTGGAAATTCATTCCAAAGAGGGAATTGGAACAGAACTTAACGTTCAATTTTCTCATAAAAATATAGACAGACCTGTGACTGGTGATATTGCAGGGGTTATGGTGTTGTTGGTGAGTGCAAATCCAAATATGGATTTTACTTATAAGCATTGCACTGTGAAGGGAGAATATCTTTTTGATACAAAAGAAGTGAAAGAAGTATTGGAGGATGTTTCTGTTTCAGACCCGCATATTATTCAGTATTTGAAGGAATTAATAAATGAGAACCTAAACACAATAATATAA
- a CDS encoding (2Fe-2S) ferredoxin domain-containing protein produces MAKVKSLADLRRMKEELQSKMDLREKSNDPESLVQIKVAMATCGIASGAKEVMEFLIEETAKRGIKTIVTQTGCMGYCYAEPTIEVKVPGKEPIVFGDVDIKKADQIVEKYIKNGELVDGIIPVNYKTLD; encoded by the coding sequence ATGGCAAAAGTTAAATCCCTTGCAGATCTGAGGAGAATGAAAGAAGAGCTTCAGTCGAAGATGGATCTTAGGGAGAAAAGCAACGATCCGGAAAGTCTTGTGCAAATTAAAGTTGCTATGGCAACATGTGGAATTGCCTCGGGAGCCAAAGAGGTAATGGAATTCCTTATCGAGGAAACCGCAAAAAGAGGAATAAAGACCATAGTTACCCAAACAGGATGTATGGGGTATTGCTATGCTGAACCTACAATTGAGGTTAAAGTTCCTGGGAAAGAACCAATCGTTTTTGGCGATGTAGATATTAAGAAAGCTGACCAGATTGTTGAAAAATACATTAAAAATGGTGAATTGGTCGATGGAATAATACCTGTAAACTACAAAACTTTAGACTAA
- a CDS encoding NADH-quinone oxidoreductase subunit NuoF, whose translation MEKYKMHILVCGGTGCRASASEAIQNNLQDAIAAKGLEDEVQVVMTGCFGFCEKGPIVKILPDNTFYVEVKPEDAEELIEEHIIKGRKVMRLLYVDPENKEVISDSKHMGFYKKQIRIALRNCGFINPENVDEYIARDGYAALGKCLAEMTPQTVIDEIKESGLRGRGGGGFPTGLKWEFAAKNEADQKYVVCNADEGDPGAFMDRSILEGDPHSVLEAMAICGYTMGADKGLIYIRAEYPLAITRLKVAIKQAREYGLLGNDILGSGFNFDVEMRYGAGAFVCGEETALIHSMEGLRGEPTVKPPFPAESGYNGKPTNVNNVETFANIPVIINKGANWFNKIGSEKAKGTKVFALAGKINNVGLIEVPMGTTLREVIYEIGGGIKDGKKFKAVQTGGPSGGCLTEKHLDTPIDFDNLIAVGSMMGSGGMIVMDEDDCMVSMAKFYLEFTVEESCGKCTPCRIGNKRLHEILHKITLGEGTKEDLDLLRNLSTVIKDTSLCGLGQTSPNPVLSTLDNFYDEYISHVEDHKCAAGQCKALMQYVIDPELCVGCTLCSRNCPVDCISGERKEAHLIDTSKCIKCGACMEKCKFNAISIQ comes from the coding sequence ATGGAAAAGTATAAAATGCATATTCTTGTTTGTGGAGGTACCGGATGTCGGGCTTCTGCTAGTGAGGCTATCCAAAATAATTTGCAAGATGCAATTGCAGCCAAAGGGCTTGAAGATGAAGTGCAGGTTGTGATGACTGGTTGCTTCGGATTTTGTGAAAAAGGGCCTATTGTTAAAATTCTTCCGGACAATACTTTCTATGTGGAAGTAAAACCTGAAGATGCGGAGGAGCTGATTGAGGAACACATTATTAAAGGGCGTAAAGTAATGAGGTTGCTTTATGTTGATCCTGAGAATAAGGAAGTGATTAGTGATTCAAAACATATGGGATTTTATAAAAAGCAAATTCGAATTGCTCTTCGAAATTGTGGATTTATTAATCCTGAAAATGTTGATGAATACATTGCCAGAGATGGTTATGCCGCTTTAGGTAAGTGTTTGGCAGAAATGACCCCGCAAACGGTAATCGATGAGATTAAGGAATCTGGATTACGTGGACGAGGAGGAGGAGGATTCCCAACTGGTTTGAAATGGGAATTTGCTGCTAAAAATGAAGCCGATCAAAAATATGTAGTTTGTAATGCTGATGAGGGTGACCCGGGAGCATTTATGGATCGTTCTATTCTGGAAGGTGATCCTCATTCTGTTTTGGAGGCAATGGCTATTTGTGGTTACACAATGGGAGCCGATAAAGGTTTGATTTATATACGTGCTGAGTATCCATTGGCAATTACTCGTTTAAAGGTAGCTATTAAGCAAGCGCGTGAATATGGTTTGCTAGGCAATGATATTTTAGGATCGGGATTCAATTTCGATGTTGAAATGCGTTACGGAGCCGGAGCTTTTGTTTGTGGTGAAGAAACTGCTCTAATTCACTCGATGGAAGGACTTCGTGGTGAGCCTACCGTTAAACCTCCATTCCCTGCTGAATCTGGATATAACGGAAAGCCAACTAACGTAAATAATGTTGAAACATTTGCGAATATTCCTGTAATCATTAATAAAGGAGCAAATTGGTTCAATAAAATTGGAAGCGAAAAAGCGAAAGGGACAAAAGTGTTCGCATTGGCTGGGAAAATCAACAATGTTGGTTTAATTGAAGTTCCAATGGGAACCACTCTTCGTGAAGTGATCTATGAAATTGGTGGTGGTATCAAAGATGGTAAGAAATTTAAAGCTGTTCAAACTGGAGGTCCATCAGGAGGATGTCTTACAGAAAAGCATTTGGATACTCCTATCGATTTTGATAATTTGATTGCTGTCGGTTCTATGATGGGATCCGGCGGTATGATTGTTATGGATGAGGATGACTGTATGGTTTCAATGGCTAAATTTTATTTAGAATTTACTGTTGAAGAATCTTGCGGTAAATGTACACCTTGCCGAATTGGTAACAAGCGTCTTCATGAAATTCTTCATAAAATTACTTTGGGCGAAGGAACTAAAGAAGATCTTGATTTATTAAGAAATTTGAGTACTGTAATTAAAGATACCTCTCTTTGCGGATTAGGACAAACATCTCCCAACCCGGTTCTTTCAACACTTGATAATTTCTACGATGAATATATTTCTCACGTAGAAGATCATAAATGTGCAGCGGGGCAGTGTAAAGCTTTGATGCAGTATGTAATTGATCCTGAATTGTGTGTTGGTTGTACTCTATGCTCGCGTAATTGTCCTGTTGATTGTATTTCAGGAGAACGCAAGGAGGCACACCTTATTGATACATCAAAATGTATTAAGTGTGGTGCATGTATGGAGAAGTGTAAGTTTAATGCGATAAGCATACAGTAA
- a CDS encoding NADH-dependent [FeFe] hydrogenase, group A6, with the protein MVKLIIDKKQVEVPKGTTILEAAKGIGVDIPTLCYMHLGDMGIEHKPGGCRICVVEVEGRRNLAPSCNSKCEEGMVIHTHNMRVLNARKTVMELILSDHPFDCLVCAKSGNCDLQSTAQQLGVREIHYKGEQSTYKVDYSPSIIRDMDKCIMCRRCETMCNDVQTVGALSAINRGFQSVVATAFEMDLEKSTCTYCGQCVAVCPTGALTEKDHTNQLIRDLANPKKTVVVQTAPAVRAALGEEFGIEPGTLVTGKMVSALRQLGFNSVFDTDFAADLTIMEEGTELLDRLKRHLDGDKDVKLPILTSCCPAWVNFFEHHFPEMKDIPSTARSPQQMFGPIAKNYLAKEMGIKREDMIVVSIMPCLAKKYECQRDEFKVDGDPDVNYSISTRELANLIKQANMDFKALPDEEFDNPMGESTGAGVIFGTTGGVIEAAARTAYEVYTGKTLENVNFEALRGMEGIRSATVDFDGLDVNIGIAHGLGNARKLLEDIRDGKSQYHAIEIMACPGGCIGGGGQPLHHGDSSILKKRAAALYREDAGKAIRKSHENPYIIKLYEEFLGKPCGELSHKLLHTHYFDKSNDIEIE; encoded by the coding sequence ATGGTCAAATTAATCATTGATAAAAAACAAGTAGAAGTACCTAAGGGAACTACTATTTTGGAAGCCGCTAAAGGAATCGGGGTTGATATCCCAACTCTTTGTTATATGCATCTTGGCGATATGGGAATTGAACACAAGCCCGGCGGATGTCGAATTTGTGTTGTCGAGGTGGAAGGACGTCGCAATTTGGCACCATCTTGTAACTCTAAGTGTGAAGAAGGTATGGTAATTCATACTCATAACATGAGAGTTTTAAATGCACGTAAAACTGTAATGGAATTGATATTGTCTGATCATCCATTCGATTGTTTAGTGTGTGCGAAATCAGGTAACTGTGATTTGCAATCTACAGCACAGCAATTAGGTGTTCGGGAAATTCATTACAAAGGCGAGCAATCAACCTATAAAGTAGATTATTCTCCATCTATTATTCGTGATATGGATAAATGTATCATGTGTCGTAGATGCGAAACAATGTGTAACGATGTACAAACTGTTGGAGCTCTTTCTGCAATAAACAGAGGTTTTCAGTCTGTTGTTGCAACAGCTTTCGAAATGGATTTGGAGAAATCAACTTGCACCTATTGCGGACAGTGCGTTGCAGTTTGTCCTACAGGAGCATTAACTGAGAAAGATCATACGAATCAGTTGATTAGAGATCTTGCTAATCCTAAGAAAACGGTTGTTGTTCAAACAGCTCCTGCTGTTCGTGCTGCTCTGGGTGAGGAATTTGGAATAGAACCAGGTACTTTGGTTACCGGAAAAATGGTTTCAGCTCTACGTCAGTTAGGATTTAATAGCGTATTCGATACCGATTTTGCTGCCGATCTTACCATTATGGAAGAGGGAACAGAATTATTGGATCGTTTAAAAAGACATTTGGATGGTGATAAGGATGTTAAATTACCAATTTTAACTTCTTGCTGTCCGGCTTGGGTGAACTTCTTTGAACATCACTTTCCTGAAATGAAGGATATTCCTTCAACAGCTCGTTCTCCTCAGCAAATGTTTGGTCCTATAGCCAAGAATTATTTGGCAAAAGAAATGGGAATCAAACGTGAGGATATGATTGTGGTTTCTATCATGCCTTGTCTGGCAAAGAAGTACGAGTGTCAGCGCGATGAGTTTAAGGTTGATGGCGATCCTGATGTAAATTATTCAATCTCAACTCGCGAATTAGCCAACTTAATTAAGCAAGCTAATATGGATTTCAAAGCTCTGCCTGATGAAGAATTTGATAATCCAATGGGAGAATCAACAGGTGCTGGTGTGATTTTTGGTACAACAGGTGGTGTGATCGAAGCTGCTGCCCGTACTGCTTACGAAGTTTATACTGGAAAAACATTAGAGAATGTAAATTTTGAAGCCTTGCGTGGTATGGAAGGTATTCGAAGTGCAACAGTAGATTTTGATGGATTAGATGTTAATATTGGTATTGCTCATGGTTTGGGGAATGCTCGTAAGCTTCTGGAAGATATCCGTGATGGTAAATCGCAATATCATGCAATTGAGATCATGGCTTGTCCTGGTGGTTGTATTGGTGGCGGTGGTCAGCCCTTGCACCATGGCGATTCGTCAATTTTGAAGAAACGTGCTGCGGCTCTTTATCGTGAAGATGCAGGAAAAGCGATCCGGAAGTCTCACGAGAATCCATACATTATTAAATTGTATGAAGAGTTCTTAGGTAAGCCATGCGGTGAATTATCTCATAAGTTATTACATACTCATTATTTCGATAAGAGTAATGATATTGAGATTGAATAA
- a CDS encoding NADH-quinone oxidoreductase subunit NuoE family protein: MAKIKLAKSKVDKLVEICKSFDNVGSELINVLHKAQETFGYLPAEVQEIIARELNVSVAHVYGVVTFYSFFSMVPKGEFPISVCMGTACYVRGAEKVLEEFKRQLSVPVGETTEDGKFSISCLRCVGACGLAPVVTIGERVYGRVSAGDVADIIKEYQK; encoded by the coding sequence ATGGCAAAAATTAAATTAGCAAAATCCAAAGTGGATAAACTTGTGGAGATTTGCAAATCATTTGATAATGTAGGAAGTGAGTTGATTAATGTACTTCATAAAGCTCAGGAGACCTTTGGGTATCTTCCTGCTGAAGTTCAGGAGATCATTGCTCGTGAGTTGAATGTTTCGGTTGCTCATGTTTATGGTGTGGTAACATTCTATTCATTTTTCTCAATGGTACCAAAAGGTGAATTCCCAATTTCTGTTTGTATGGGAACAGCTTGTTATGTTAGAGGTGCTGAGAAGGTGTTGGAAGAATTCAAACGTCAGCTGAGTGTGCCTGTTGGTGAAACTACCGAAGATGGTAAATTCTCAATTAGCTGCTTGCGCTGCGTAGGAGCTTGCGGATTGGCGCCGGTTGTTACTATCGGAGAACGTGTTTATGGACGAGTTTCTGCAGGTGATGTAGCTGATATTATTAAAGAATATCAAAAATAG
- a CDS encoding LytR/AlgR family response regulator transcription factor yields the protein MIIDSIILDRDLLHIESLKKYGESIPYLNIKACFSNLNQAKAYINKNKIDLLFMDLEFAQQQKIDWNEFNIQKPEVIISMSCASYQHKDHCISAFDYIMKPVSFEKFIRVLNNIYIQKQGKTAHPKPETKKNDFFFIKNNSQIEKVKYNEVLFFKGMKDYIWIQTINKRIITLQTMKNLSIYLPADRFIRIHKSYIVSLEHIDIIDKNRVVIGQERIPIGDTFRPSFFKNLKEQELIWD from the coding sequence ATGATAATAGATAGTATTATTCTTGACCGTGACTTACTTCATATTGAATCTCTTAAAAAATATGGAGAAAGTATTCCCTACCTAAATATAAAAGCTTGTTTTTCAAATTTAAATCAAGCCAAAGCTTATATCAACAAGAATAAAATAGATCTACTATTTATGGATCTTGAATTTGCTCAACAACAAAAAATTGATTGGAATGAATTCAATATCCAAAAGCCAGAGGTTATTATAAGCATGAGTTGTGCCTCATATCAACATAAAGACCATTGTATTAGTGCGTTTGACTACATTATGAAACCTGTATCATTTGAAAAATTCATTCGAGTTTTAAATAATATTTACATCCAAAAACAGGGAAAAACAGCTCATCCTAAACCTGAAACAAAGAAGAATGATTTTTTCTTTATTAAGAATAATTCACAGATAGAGAAAGTGAAATACAATGAGGTCCTATTTTTTAAAGGTATGAAGGACTATATATGGATTCAGACTATTAACAAGAGGATTATTACTCTGCAAACCATGAAAAACCTAAGTATTTATCTACCCGCCGATAGATTTATAAGAATTCACAAATCATATATTGTATCATTAGAACATATTGATATCATCGACAAAAACAGAGTCGTAATTGGACAGGAAAGAATTCCTATCGGTGATACATTTCGCCCTTCCTTCTTCAAAAACTTAAAAGAGCAAGAACTAATTTGGGATTAA
- a CDS encoding DUF4907 domain-containing protein produces MIKKKYFYLILIIIGIFIISVYLFRNNKSTPSYNMQTYQTEEGWGYQILKNNKPVINQYRIPAIQEKHAFPSEKSAKIVGERVLKKIQLKEIPSISTDDLMELMVIDSLQQPLIIE; encoded by the coding sequence ATGATTAAAAAGAAATATTTTTATCTGATACTCATTATAATAGGCATCTTTATTATTTCGGTTTATCTATTCCGAAATAATAAATCAACTCCTTCATATAACATGCAAACTTACCAAACAGAAGAAGGATGGGGATATCAAATATTAAAGAATAACAAGCCAGTCATAAATCAATACCGAATTCCGGCGATTCAAGAAAAACATGCCTTCCCTTCTGAAAAATCAGCAAAAATTGTTGGAGAAAGAGTTCTTAAAAAAATACAACTGAAAGAAATTCCATCTATCTCAACCGATGACCTTATGGAGTTAATGGTAATCGATTCTCTGCAACAACCTCTTATTATTGAATAA
- a CDS encoding Kelch repeat-containing protein codes for MRKLLSLGIIATLFLFASCSSGDDLIGNWVKKTDFPGVPRSNAVTFTIGNFAYVGCGYDGEDRLSSFKKFDLTTETWTNVATPGDLFKVRQNAVAFSANGKGYVGTGFDGDYTRYADFWEFDPATNAWTNIGDFPGGVREGSVAFSTATYGVVGAGYGDLDEADKKYLNDYYKFDGTSWTTLGTHGNKVREASSFVIGDYAYICTGTLNTGGLLNKIYKFDIAASTWVSQEVENQIEILDEDYDNEDVMRSNAVAFVINNRAYIATGAYGTSLKRDVWEYNPANDNWDEKEELEFEVAARQNAVAFSNTDGTKAYIATGSSGTYYLDDTWEFQPNVDEDDIDNY; via the coding sequence ATGAGAAAATTACTGTCATTAGGGATTATTGCTACCCTCTTTCTATTTGCAAGTTGTAGTAGTGGAGATGATCTTATTGGAAACTGGGTTAAGAAAACTGATTTCCCTGGTGTGCCTCGCAGCAACGCTGTTACATTTACTATTGGGAACTTTGCATACGTAGGTTGTGGATACGATGGTGAAGACAGATTAAGCAGCTTTAAGAAATTTGATCTTACAACTGAAACATGGACAAACGTAGCTACTCCTGGAGATCTTTTTAAAGTACGTCAGAATGCAGTTGCTTTTTCTGCTAATGGAAAAGGTTATGTAGGAACCGGATTTGATGGTGACTACACTCGTTATGCTGATTTTTGGGAATTTGACCCAGCTACCAATGCATGGACTAATATTGGTGATTTCCCAGGTGGAGTTAGAGAAGGTTCAGTTGCTTTTAGTACTGCAACATATGGTGTTGTTGGTGCCGGTTACGGTGATCTTGATGAAGCAGATAAAAAATATCTAAACGATTATTATAAATTCGATGGTACTAGTTGGACTACATTGGGTACTCATGGCAACAAAGTAAGAGAAGCCAGTTCTTTTGTTATTGGAGATTATGCATACATTTGTACGGGAACACTAAATACCGGTGGTTTACTAAACAAAATTTACAAATTTGACATCGCAGCTAGTACTTGGGTATCTCAGGAAGTAGAGAATCAAATTGAAATTTTAGACGAGGATTACGACAATGAAGATGTTATGAGATCAAACGCAGTAGCTTTTGTAATTAACAACAGAGCATATATTGCGACAGGTGCTTATGGTACCAGCTTAAAAAGAGATGTTTGGGAATACAATCCTGCAAATGACAACTGGGATGAAAAAGAAGAATTAGAGTTTGAAGTAGCTGCAAGACAAAATGCTGTTGCTTTTTCTAACACTGATGGAACAAAAGCATATATTGCTACTGGAAGTTCTGGGACTTACTACCTTGACGACACTTGGGAATTCCAACCAAATGTAGACGAAGACGACATTGATAATTATTAA